Proteins encoded together in one Mercenaria mercenaria strain notata chromosome 18, MADL_Memer_1, whole genome shotgun sequence window:
- the LOC123539448 gene encoding uncharacterized protein LOC123539448, with the protein MASKETIRFETDIQRIKVVDVFTIYYVFNALIGYLQTVFHTFSITYILDSLEKQKRLYLAEFLKTVYLGHIQTISGGCKRDLKRIGKLWLSFKKFVDSKKDKSFRICYEFLSDAFRTEMMNGEQEAVDKFAICTWFQVQTYEMDQCEKRKSILENMVAVIPDNLDRTVAEIVYYSKMATTAEFENDIESAKDFASEAKYLSEKCEDKTAKILAHYSYFFLHRRLYLRDKSETNQELVLEQCNIGCDMFPVPDEDGDFEMYCALLFLLYKAGDYLHITYKLEVLDSDMMSLSTIVAAEEVLRSAYKYIPISTPRKQLTFKFCRGRLYHLQSEFEKASTYLKETKDLMKGGVLSEKEQENVSRYCEKFEEELRCVFNFNMLFLN; encoded by the coding sequence ATGGCATCAAAAGAAACCATACGTTTCGAGACTGACATACAAAGAATTAAAGTAGTAGATGTTTTTACTATTTATTATGTATTCAATGCTCTTATTGGCTATCTTCAGACAGTATTCCATACTTTTTCGATAACGTACATTCTGGATTCATTGGAAAAACAGAAACGCTTGTACCTAGCAGAGTTTCTAAAAACGGTATATTTAGGACACATACAGACAATTTCTGGAGGATGCAAAAGAGATTTGAAAAGGATTGGAAAATTGTGGCTATCCTTTAAAAAGTTTGTGGACTCTAAAAAGGACAAATCATTCAGAATTTGCTATGAATTCTTGTCGGATGCATTTCGAACGGAAATGATGAACGGGGAACAAGAGGCTGTAGATAAGTTTGCAATATGTACTTGGTTCCAGGTCCAAACATACGAAATGGACCAATGTGAAAAAAGAAAATCGATTCTCGAAAACATGGTTGCTGTAATACCGGACAATCTTGACAGAACTGTAGCTGAAATAGTTTATTATAGTAAAATGGCAACGACTGCGGAATTTGAAAATGACATAGAAAGTGCTAAAGACTTTGCAAGCGAAGCAAAGTACTTGAGTGAAAAATGCGAGGATAAAACAGCAAAAATCCTGGCACATTATAGTTACTTCTTTCTTCATCGGAGGTTATATTTACGAGACAAAAGCGAAACGAACCAAGAATTAGTTCTGGAACAATGTAATATTGGTTGCGACATGTTCCCAGTTCCCGACGAAGACGGTGACTTTGAAATGTACTGCGCATTGTTATTCCTACTCTACAAGGCAGGCGACTACTTGCATATCACATACAAACTTGAAGTTCTTGATTCTGATATGATGAGCCTTTCAACTATCGTGGCAGCTGAGGAAGTTCTTAGAAGTGCATACAAATACATACCTATATCTACTCCAAGAAAACAGCTGACGTTCAAATTCTGTAGGGGTAGGCTATATCATTTACAATCTGAGTTTGAAAAAGCTAGTACATACTTGAAGGAAACGAAAGATCTGATGAAAGGTGGTGTATTAAGCGAGAAGGAGCAGGAGAACGTTTCCAGATATTGTGAAAAATTTGAAGAAGAACTCAGGTGCGTTTTTAactttaatatgttatttctaaattga